Proteins encoded together in one Bacillota bacterium window:
- a CDS encoding acyl-CoA carboxylase subunit beta: MTPRMRKHLEEREQAQQALREGGGLKRIQKHHQAGKFTAWERVQMLFDPGTFVETGKFMEQRQGGLVQEGTAIPGEGVITGHGLVDGRMAYIYAQDFTVIGGSIGEMHALKACRAMDYALKCGVPMVALNDSGGARIQEGVPALDGVGQTFMRNTRASGVIPQISVIMGPCAGGAVYSPALTDFVFMVDRTSHMFITGPQVIKVTTGEEIDSEALGGAATHNEKSGVAHFFCDSEKDALAKVKTLLGYLPSNNASPPPWRDLGDDPARAEESLRDSVPEDRDEDYDVIPVLDAVLDRGSLFQVHQRYGRSVITGFGRLDGHVVAVVSSQPLAGSGFLDRDACDKAARFMRFADAFGIPLVTFVDTPGFLPSLEEERGGLARHAAKMFYAYAEATVPKVGVLLRKAHGTAPLALAGKSMGADVVLAWPTAEVSLISPEGASSILLHEDIVSAPDPIASRQEGVQRYAREEASPYRAAARGLVDDVIDPKHTRWHLISALRGLEGKREMRPPKKHGNLPA, from the coding sequence ATGACCCCGAGAATGAGGAAGCACCTGGAGGAACGGGAACAAGCCCAGCAGGCTCTCAGGGAGGGTGGGGGGCTCAAGCGGATACAGAAGCATCACCAGGCGGGGAAGTTCACGGCCTGGGAGAGGGTGCAGATGCTCTTTGATCCCGGTACCTTCGTGGAAACCGGTAAGTTCATGGAGCAAAGGCAAGGAGGGCTGGTCCAGGAGGGCACGGCCATCCCGGGCGAGGGCGTTATTACCGGACATGGCCTCGTGGACGGGCGAATGGCCTACATTTACGCCCAGGACTTCACCGTGATAGGGGGAAGCATCGGGGAGATGCATGCCCTTAAGGCCTGCCGGGCCATGGACTACGCACTGAAGTGCGGGGTGCCCATGGTGGCTCTGAACGACTCGGGCGGCGCCCGCATACAGGAGGGTGTACCCGCCCTGGACGGTGTGGGCCAGACCTTCATGAGGAATACCAGAGCCTCAGGGGTGATACCCCAGATATCGGTGATCATGGGGCCATGCGCGGGTGGCGCCGTCTACTCCCCTGCCCTGACTGACTTCGTGTTTATGGTGGATAGGACTAGCCACATGTTCATAACCGGACCCCAGGTCATCAAGGTGACCACGGGGGAGGAGATCGACTCGGAGGCGCTGGGCGGCGCCGCAACCCATAATGAAAAGAGCGGTGTCGCCCACTTCTTCTGTGACTCGGAGAAGGATGCCCTGGCCAAGGTAAAAACCCTCCTGGGCTACCTTCCCTCCAACAACGCGAGCCCGCCTCCCTGGAGAGACCTGGGGGATGACCCGGCCAGGGCTGAGGAGAGCCTCAGGGATAGCGTGCCCGAGGACCGGGATGAGGACTACGATGTTATCCCGGTCCTTGACGCGGTGCTGGACCGGGGGAGCCTCTTCCAGGTTCACCAGAGGTATGGGCGTAGCGTCATCACAGGATTCGGTCGCCTTGACGGTCACGTGGTTGCAGTGGTCTCAAGCCAGCCTCTGGCGGGTTCCGGGTTCCTGGACAGGGATGCCTGTGACAAGGCCGCCCGCTTCATGCGGTTCGCGGACGCCTTCGGCATACCCCTGGTAACCTTTGTGGATACCCCGGGCTTTCTCCCGTCCCTGGAGGAAGAGAGGGGCGGCCTCGCACGGCATGCCGCCAAGATGTTCTACGCATACGCAGAGGCGACGGTGCCCAAGGTTGGCGTGCTCCTCAGGAAGGCTCATGGCACAGCACCCCTGGCCCTGGCCGGGAAGAGCATGGGAGCGGACGTGGTGCTGGCGTGGCCCACGGCGGAGGTCTCCCTGATTTCCCCGGAGGGCGCCTCGTCCATCCTTTTGCACGAAGACATTGTCTCAGCGCCTGATCCCATCGCGTCAAGACAGGAGGGTGTACAGCGCTACGCCCGGGAGGAAGCATCACCATACAGGGCTGCCGCCCGGGGGCTGGTGGATGACGTGATAGACCCAAAGCATACCAGGTGGCACCTTATCAGCGCCCTCAGGGGCCTGGAGGGAAAGAGGGAGATGAGACCCCCCAAGAAGCACGGGAACCTCCCTGCCTGA
- a CDS encoding amino acid permease: MGIVDKGQPNTSIIMRADDFLRRKPVDRIFQEEKASGDRGLRRRLGALDLTTMGIGAIIGTGIFVLTGVTAARFAGPAAVISFLLAGIAAALAALVYAELAAMVPVAGSAYVYSYASLGEFAAWIVGWDLILEYTVAAAAVAIGWSGYLVNLLESAGVTLPAALTAPPAMGGVVNLPALVVVGLVAGVLILGTRESAIANNVIVLVKLGAILLFLFVGALRLDPGLWVPFAPFGIQGVVTGAAIVFFAYIGFDAISTAAEEVKNPGRDLPLGILGSLAVSSILYVMVALTLTGLVSYRFLNVASPLSFALLQVGAPWASAAISVGALVGLSSVILVNIFGQSRVFFAMSRDGLLPPCFVRLHPRYGTPHIIILLTASLVALIGGLLPIGLVAELANIGTLGAFVLVSVGVIVLRYTHPELPRPFRVPLFPAVPILSGATSIYLMLNLPAHTWVRFLVWLTVGLIVYVVYGYRRSRLALEGRQGVPGREDPALASCLAPPQEGENAKTREPSHPEGEQ; the protein is encoded by the coding sequence ATGGGAATAGTTGATAAGGGGCAGCCCAATACTAGCATCATCATGCGTGCAGATGACTTCCTCAGGAGGAAGCCTGTAGACCGTATCTTCCAGGAAGAGAAAGCCAGCGGGGACCGGGGCCTGAGACGTCGCCTGGGTGCCCTCGACCTCACCACCATGGGCATCGGTGCCATAATAGGTACTGGCATCTTCGTGCTTACAGGCGTGACCGCAGCGCGTTTCGCAGGACCCGCCGCTGTTATTTCCTTCTTGCTTGCCGGCATCGCCGCGGCGCTGGCCGCCCTGGTCTACGCCGAGCTGGCTGCAATGGTACCAGTGGCCGGGAGCGCCTATGTCTACTCCTACGCCTCTCTGGGTGAGTTTGCCGCCTGGATAGTCGGGTGGGACCTCATACTGGAGTACACGGTGGCAGCCGCGGCGGTGGCCATCGGGTGGTCAGGCTATCTCGTCAACTTGCTGGAATCCGCCGGGGTGACCCTGCCAGCGGCACTCACCGCCCCGCCAGCCATGGGGGGAGTTGTTAACCTCCCTGCCCTGGTAGTGGTAGGGCTGGTTGCGGGTGTCCTGATCCTGGGCACCCGGGAGTCCGCCATCGCCAACAATGTGATCGTGCTGGTGAAACTCGGGGCTATCCTGCTGTTCCTCTTCGTGGGGGCCCTCCGGCTCGACCCAGGCTTGTGGGTCCCATTTGCCCCCTTCGGCATCCAGGGCGTCGTCACCGGGGCCGCCATCGTGTTCTTTGCCTACATTGGCTTTGATGCCATCTCCACCGCCGCAGAGGAGGTGAAGAACCCCGGGCGAGACCTCCCCCTGGGGATACTGGGTTCACTGGCAGTCTCCAGTATTCTATACGTCATGGTCGCATTGACCCTTACTGGTCTTGTGAGTTACCGGTTCCTGAACGTCGCATCACCCCTGAGCTTTGCCCTCCTGCAGGTGGGGGCTCCCTGGGCCTCCGCCGCCATCTCCGTGGGGGCCCTGGTAGGGTTGAGCAGTGTCATACTTGTAAACATCTTTGGACAGAGCCGGGTGTTCTTCGCCATGTCCCGGGACGGTCTTCTTCCACCTTGTTTCGTGAGGCTTCACCCCAGGTACGGCACTCCCCACATCATCATCCTGCTCACGGCGTCCCTGGTAGCCCTCATCGGAGGGCTTCTTCCCATAGGCCTGGTGGCGGAGCTGGCCAACATCGGCACCCTGGGGGCCTTCGTCCTGGTGAGTGTGGGTGTCATAGTGCTCCGCTACACACACCCCGAGCTCCCCCGGCCCTTCAGGGTGCCCCTATTCCCCGCGGTTCCCATTCTCTCCGGGGCCACCTCCATCTACCTGATGCTCAACCTCCCCGCCCACACCTGGGTACGCTTCCTTGTCTGGCTCACGGTAGGGCTCATCGTGTACGTGGTCTACGGGTACCGCCGGAGCCGCCTGGCCCTAGAAGGGCGGCAGGGGGTACCCGGCCGGGAGGACCCGGCCCTCGCCTCCTGTCTCGCGCCTCCTCAGGAAGGGGAGAATGCAAAAACCCGGGAGCCCAGCCACCCGGAGGGTGAACAGTGA